A window from Neobacillus sp. PS3-40 encodes these proteins:
- a CDS encoding alpha/beta hydrolase — protein sequence MIHEIIDIRTEHSNAKLYTYILNNSPDIDSSRKRPTIIICPGGGYEFTSDREAEPIAIRMNAMGFNACVLRYSVRPAVFPTSLEELSMAVALIRKNAEQWHVDKNKVIAAGFSAGGHLAASLGVFWNKSFLAEALGISNEEIKPNGILLSYPVITSGTHAHKGSFAALLGDKYDALLDEVSLEKQVTDQTPPTFLWHTHTDTTVPVENSFMFAEALMKNKVSLEMHIYPKGVHGLSLGIEETKKRDNELTLQPEVANWIEMAGVWIRNL from the coding sequence TTGATACATGAAATAATCGATATTCGTACAGAGCATTCGAATGCCAAACTGTATACATATATATTAAATAACTCACCAGATATTGATAGCAGTCGCAAGCGTCCAACGATCATCATATGTCCTGGAGGAGGCTATGAATTTACATCCGATCGAGAAGCTGAGCCGATTGCGATTAGAATGAATGCAATGGGATTTAACGCATGTGTTTTAAGATATAGTGTTCGTCCGGCTGTTTTTCCGACCTCTTTGGAAGAACTGTCAATGGCGGTAGCACTTATCAGAAAAAATGCTGAACAGTGGCATGTTGATAAAAATAAGGTCATTGCCGCTGGTTTTTCCGCTGGTGGTCACTTAGCAGCAAGTTTAGGTGTTTTCTGGAATAAAAGTTTTTTAGCTGAGGCTTTAGGGATTTCAAACGAGGAGATAAAACCTAATGGAATATTATTAAGTTACCCGGTTATTACGTCTGGGACGCATGCTCACAAAGGTTCTTTCGCTGCATTGTTGGGGGACAAATATGATGCGCTTTTAGATGAAGTCTCACTAGAAAAACAGGTAACAGATCAAACTCCACCAACCTTCCTATGGCACACCCATACAGATACCACTGTACCTGTTGAAAATAGTTTTATGTTCGCCGAAGCACTTATGAAAAATAAAGTTTCGTTGGAAATGCACATTTATCCCAAGGGGGTACATGGTTTATCACTTGGAATCGAAGAGACAAAGAAAAGAGATAACGAATTGACTTTGCAACCTGAAGTGGCCAATTGGATTGAGAT